A region of Plantactinospora sp. BC1 DNA encodes the following proteins:
- a CDS encoding glycosyltransferase, translating to MRIVRLANFITESSGGLRTALRQLGAGYAAAGHEPVLVMPGRYDTDEQTGQGRVITLASPPVPGMGGYRVLVDRVRLARLLGELRPDRLEISDRTTLRWTGAWARRHGVPSMMVSHESLDGLLRLLPGGQLRRVADRLNRRTAAGHDQIVCTTSWAAAEFRRIGAGNLRQVPLGVDLDHFRPDRYDPRLRAGHAEPGELLLLHCGRLSPEKRPERSLAALAGLRDRGVPAVLVVVGDGPRRERLRAGAARADLPVRFLRHVADRDLLARLLATADVVLAPGPVETFGLAALEALASGTPVVASAQSALPEVLGPAGLAAPGDGPGYADAVLELTGRPDPERRAAARRQAERFPWSAAVAGFLAAHDLPVPELPAELTATSGGR from the coding sequence ATGCGGATCGTGCGACTGGCCAACTTCATCACCGAGAGTTCGGGTGGGCTGCGCACCGCGCTGCGCCAGCTCGGCGCCGGGTACGCCGCCGCCGGGCACGAGCCGGTGCTGGTGATGCCCGGCCGGTACGACACCGACGAGCAGACCGGCCAGGGGCGGGTGATCACACTGGCCAGCCCGCCGGTACCCGGAATGGGCGGCTACCGGGTGCTCGTCGACCGGGTCCGGCTGGCCCGGCTGCTCGGCGAGTTGCGCCCGGACCGGCTGGAGATCTCCGACCGTACGACGTTGCGCTGGACCGGCGCCTGGGCCCGCCGGCACGGCGTACCCAGCATGATGGTGTCGCACGAGAGCCTCGACGGGCTGCTCCGGCTGCTCCCCGGTGGGCAGCTCCGCCGGGTGGCCGACCGGCTCAACCGACGTACCGCCGCCGGGCACGACCAGATCGTCTGCACCACCTCGTGGGCGGCGGCGGAGTTCCGGCGGATCGGCGCCGGCAACCTCCGTCAGGTACCGCTCGGCGTCGACCTCGACCACTTCCGGCCGGACCGGTACGACCCACGGCTGCGCGCCGGTCACGCCGAACCCGGCGAGCTGCTCCTGCTGCACTGCGGTCGGCTGTCGCCGGAGAAGCGCCCCGAGCGTTCGCTCGCCGCGCTGGCCGGGTTGCGGGACCGGGGCGTACCCGCGGTGCTGGTGGTGGTCGGCGACGGCCCGCGCCGGGAGCGGCTGCGGGCCGGCGCGGCCCGGGCGGATCTGCCGGTCCGCTTCCTGCGGCACGTCGCCGACCGCGACCTGCTGGCCCGGCTGCTCGCCACCGCCGACGTGGTGCTGGCGCCGGGGCCGGTGGAGACGTTCGGCCTGGCCGCCCTGGAGGCGCTGGCCAGCGGTACCCCGGTGGTGGCGAGCGCGCAGAGCGCGCTGCCGGAGGTGCTCGGTCCGGCCGGGCTGGCCGCGCCCGGCGACGGGCCGGGGTACGCCGACGCGGTGCTGGAGCTGACGGGCCGGCCGGATCCGGAGCGCCGGGCCGCCGCCCGCCGGCAGGCCGAACGTTTTCCGTGGTCGGCCGCGGTGGCGGGCTTCCTGGCCGCGCACGACCTGCCGGTACCGGAGCTGCCGGCCGAACTGACCGCTACCAGCGGCGGCCGGTGA
- a CDS encoding UPF0182 family protein, whose protein sequence is MRSSPLPRMSRRGRVTVGVLLGVFLLLTLLGWGVQAWTDWLWFDEVAYTRVFSGVLVTRILLFVVIGLAMALLVGGNMWLAYRLRPVLRPNSPEQVTLERYRSVLAPRIGTWLAAIGVVVGLFAGLSAQTRWGQWMLFRNSQSFGIEDPEFKIDIGFYVFQFPFLRYLLGVGFTAVVLAMIGSLAMHYIFGGVRLQGVGDRMTGAARAHLTTLVAVFVLLKALAYVLDRRAMLLEFNEGVDLYGAGYADINALLPAKEILAYISVVVALAIILFSNAFIRNLVWPGISLALLGISAVAIGGIYPWAVQTFEVKPSVKDKEAAYIERSINATRDSFGLATTVMAPYSAANLKPPESLATDTSVVPNIRLLDPQLVSETYTQLQQVRGFYDFGPKLDIDRYQVNGETQDYVVGMREINYLELTDQQSNWINRHTVFTHGYGLVGAPANQVVCGGQPYFVSGFLGERAEEACSSATETIPATQPRIYYGEQMDGSDYAIVGQTEGNNPVEFDRPTGRDGGEQYYTYTGKGGVEIGSFGRQLLYAIKEQEPNFVLSGAINDASKLLYVRNPRDRVEKVAPFLTLDGDPYPAVVDGRIQWIVDGYTTAATYPYAEQVNLQQETADELTGLGTFELARENVNYIRNSVKATVDAYDGTVTLYQFDEADPVLKAWNKAFGGNLVKPKSEIPAALAAHFRYPADLFKVQRNLLAKFHVTDPSEFFSGQDFWEVPNAPDAPDSGERQPPYYLYTQLPGQESPRFQLTSAVTPAGRQNLAALISGSYLNGQPRLEVLELPDQTAVSGPVQVHQKMTNNANIRQELNLLSSNQAQVQYGNLLSLPFGDGMLYVEPVYVKSNQTNAYPLLQRVLISYGDGGQYVVLANSLEEGIKQLVEQGKKAAPTTPTTPPPPTDGGTNPTPTPTPTVPPADTNPQLTPELAAAAGKVQAAIAEVRSAQTAGDFERYGRALKALDEAMTEFQNAQRASGNRAPAPGSSPAPAGSPAASGGTPSAPASPSG, encoded by the coding sequence ATGCGTAGCAGCCCCCTGCCAAGAATGAGTCGACGCGGTCGCGTCACGGTCGGCGTACTCCTCGGGGTGTTCCTGCTCCTCACCCTGCTGGGCTGGGGCGTCCAGGCCTGGACCGACTGGCTCTGGTTCGACGAGGTCGCCTACACCCGGGTCTTCAGCGGGGTGCTGGTCACCCGGATCCTGCTCTTCGTGGTGATCGGCCTGGCCATGGCGCTGCTGGTCGGCGGCAACATGTGGCTGGCCTACCGGCTGCGGCCGGTGCTCCGGCCGAACTCGCCGGAGCAGGTGACCCTGGAACGCTACCGCTCGGTGCTGGCGCCCCGGATCGGCACCTGGCTGGCCGCGATCGGGGTGGTCGTCGGGCTCTTCGCCGGCCTCTCCGCGCAGACCCGCTGGGGTCAGTGGATGCTGTTCCGCAACTCGCAGAGCTTCGGCATCGAGGACCCGGAATTCAAGATCGATATTGGGTTCTACGTCTTCCAGTTCCCGTTCCTGCGTTATCTGCTCGGCGTCGGCTTCACCGCCGTGGTGCTCGCCATGATCGGCTCGCTGGCGATGCACTACATCTTCGGCGGCGTCCGGCTACAGGGTGTCGGTGACCGGATGACCGGCGCCGCCCGGGCCCACCTGACCACGCTGGTCGCGGTCTTCGTGCTGCTCAAGGCGCTGGCGTACGTCCTCGACCGGCGGGCGATGCTGCTGGAGTTCAACGAGGGCGTCGACCTCTACGGCGCCGGCTACGCCGACATCAACGCGCTGCTGCCGGCGAAGGAGATCCTGGCGTACATCTCGGTGGTGGTCGCGCTGGCGATCATCCTCTTCTCCAACGCCTTCATCCGGAACCTCGTCTGGCCCGGCATCTCGCTCGCCCTGCTCGGCATCTCGGCGGTGGCGATCGGCGGCATCTACCCGTGGGCGGTGCAGACCTTCGAGGTCAAGCCGAGCGTCAAGGACAAGGAAGCCGCGTACATCGAGCGCAGCATCAACGCCACCCGGGACTCCTTCGGGCTCGCCACCACGGTGATGGCGCCGTACAGCGCGGCGAACCTGAAGCCGCCGGAGTCGCTGGCCACCGACACCTCGGTGGTGCCGAACATCCGGCTGCTGGACCCGCAACTGGTCTCCGAGACCTACACCCAGCTCCAGCAGGTGCGGGGCTTCTACGACTTCGGCCCGAAGCTCGACATCGACCGCTACCAGGTCAACGGCGAGACCCAGGACTACGTCGTCGGGATGCGGGAGATCAACTATCTGGAGCTGACCGACCAGCAGAGCAACTGGATCAACCGACACACCGTCTTCACCCACGGGTACGGCCTGGTCGGCGCCCCCGCCAACCAGGTGGTCTGCGGCGGGCAGCCGTACTTCGTCTCCGGCTTCCTCGGCGAGCGGGCCGAGGAGGCGTGCTCGTCGGCGACCGAGACGATCCCGGCCACCCAGCCGCGGATCTACTACGGCGAGCAGATGGACGGCAGCGACTACGCGATCGTCGGGCAGACCGAGGGGAACAACCCGGTCGAGTTCGACCGGCCGACCGGCCGGGACGGTGGCGAGCAGTACTACACCTACACCGGCAAGGGCGGGGTCGAGATCGGTTCCTTCGGTCGCCAGCTGCTCTACGCGATCAAGGAGCAGGAGCCGAACTTCGTCCTCTCCGGGGCGATCAACGACGCCTCCAAGCTGCTCTACGTGCGTAACCCCCGGGACCGGGTGGAGAAGGTCGCGCCCTTCCTCACCCTGGACGGCGACCCGTACCCGGCGGTGGTCGACGGGCGGATCCAGTGGATCGTCGACGGCTACACCACGGCGGCCACCTACCCCTACGCCGAGCAGGTGAACCTCCAGCAGGAGACCGCCGACGAGCTGACCGGGCTGGGCACCTTCGAACTCGCCCGGGAGAACGTCAACTACATCCGGAACTCGGTGAAGGCGACCGTCGACGCGTACGACGGCACCGTCACGCTCTACCAGTTCGACGAGGCCGACCCGGTGCTGAAGGCCTGGAACAAGGCCTTCGGCGGAAACCTGGTGAAGCCGAAGTCGGAGATCCCGGCCGCCCTGGCGGCACACTTCCGCTACCCGGCCGACCTGTTCAAGGTGCAGCGCAACCTGCTGGCGAAGTTCCACGTCACGGACCCGTCCGAGTTCTTCTCCGGGCAGGACTTCTGGGAGGTGCCGAACGCGCCGGACGCGCCGGACTCCGGTGAGCGGCAGCCGCCGTACTACCTCTACACCCAGTTGCCGGGGCAGGAGTCGCCACGCTTCCAGCTCACCTCGGCGGTCACCCCGGCCGGCCGGCAGAACCTCGCCGCGCTGATCAGCGGCTCGTACCTGAACGGCCAGCCCCGGCTGGAGGTGCTGGAACTGCCCGACCAGACGGCGGTCTCCGGGCCGGTCCAGGTGCACCAGAAGATGACCAACAACGCCAACATCCGGCAGGAACTCAACCTGCTCTCCTCGAACCAGGCCCAGGTGCAGTACGGCAACCTGCTCTCGCTGCCATTCGGCGACGGGATGCTCTACGTCGAACCGGTCTACGTGAAGAGCAACCAGACGAACGCCTATCCGCTGCTGCAACGGGTGCTGATCTCGTACGGCGACGGTGGTCAGTACGTCGTGTTGGCGAACAGCCTCGAAGAGGGCATCAAACAGCTCGTCGAGCAGGGCAAGAAGGCCGCCCCGACCACACCGACGACGCCACCGCCACCGACCGACGGCGGCACGAACCCGACGCCGACGCCGACTCCGACGGTGCCACCGGCGGACACCAACCCGCAGCTCACTCCGGAGCTGGCCGCCGCCGCTGGCAAGGTGCAGGCCGCGATCGCCGAGGTCAGGTCGGCCCAGACCGCCGGCGACTTCGAGCGGTACGGCCGCGCGCTCAAGGCGCTCGACGAGGCGATGACCGAGTTCCAGAACGCCCAGCGGGCGAGCGGTAACCGGGCACCGGCTCCGGGTTCGTCTCCGGCCCCGGCCGGCTCACCGGCGGCGAGTGGCGGTACACCCAGCGCGCCGGCCTCGCCGAGCGGCTGA
- a CDS encoding phosphoribosylaminoimidazolesuccinocarboxamide synthase: MELLHSGKVRDVYADGDDLILVASDRVSVYDVALPTPIPDKGKLLTALSLWWFDQLADLVPNHVVSATDVPAEWAGRAIRVRRLEMIPVECIARGYLTGSGIKEYERTGSVCGVPLPPGLVEASILPEPIFTPTTKAPQGEHDEAITFDDVVAKVGSETAERLREITLAVYRRGAELAADRGILVADTKLELGWAADGTMTLGDELLTSDSSRFWPADSYQPGREQLSLSKQFVRDWAVGTGWDKTGPAPEMPPEFVEAARARYVEVYERLTGRRW; this comes from the coding sequence GTGGAACTGCTGCATTCGGGCAAGGTCAGGGACGTCTACGCCGACGGCGACGACCTGATCCTGGTCGCCTCCGACCGGGTGTCGGTCTACGACGTGGCGCTGCCGACCCCGATCCCGGACAAGGGCAAACTGCTCACCGCGCTCTCGCTCTGGTGGTTCGACCAGCTCGCCGACCTGGTGCCGAACCACGTCGTCTCCGCCACCGACGTACCGGCGGAGTGGGCCGGGCGGGCGATCCGGGTCCGCCGGCTGGAGATGATCCCGGTCGAGTGCATCGCCCGGGGCTACCTGACCGGTTCCGGCATCAAGGAGTACGAGCGGACCGGTTCCGTCTGCGGGGTACCGCTGCCACCCGGGCTGGTGGAGGCGTCGATCCTGCCGGAGCCGATCTTCACGCCGACCACCAAGGCACCGCAGGGCGAGCACGACGAGGCGATCACCTTCGACGACGTGGTGGCCAAGGTCGGGTCCGAGACCGCCGAGCGGCTCCGCGAGATCACCCTCGCCGTCTACCGGCGCGGCGCCGAGCTGGCCGCCGACCGGGGCATCCTGGTCGCCGACACCAAACTCGAACTCGGCTGGGCGGCGGACGGCACGATGACGCTCGGCGACGAGCTGCTCACCTCCGACTCGTCCCGGTTCTGGCCGGCCGACTCCTACCAGCCCGGCCGGGAGCAACTTTCGCTGAGCAAGCAGTTCGTCCGGGACTGGGCGGTCGGCACCGGCTGGGACAAGACCGGGCCGGCCCCGGAGATGCCGCCGGAGTTCGTCGAGGCCGCCCGGGCCCGCTACGTCGAGGTGTACGAACGGCTCACCGGCCGCCGCTGGTAG
- a CDS encoding PDZ domain-containing protein, whose product MRRRGVTVLLGAVLTALLSIGVLAAPIPYVVLGPGPTVDTLGRQDDKEVIQVSGRETSTSAGQLRLTTVGVQPDVKLLSAIAGWFSPDEAVVPYELIYPPGQTQQQVEERNAEDFAASQTSAETAALRELGYPVQVVVKSVTAGGPSEGILKAGDVFTSVDDKPVVVASSLTDLIRSRPAGSRLKIGYTRDGKPATATIVSATTDNNPPRIGVEIEQRQPHPFELKIDLGDIGGPSAGLMFALGIIDKIRTEDLTGGKVIAGTGTINDLGEVGPIGGIPQKLVGAKNAGAKYFLVPAGNCEEAVRNAQSGLPMARVGTLDEALSALDTIRAGGQPPKC is encoded by the coding sequence ATGAGACGTCGCGGTGTCACTGTTCTGCTCGGCGCGGTGCTCACCGCCCTGCTCAGCATCGGCGTACTCGCCGCCCCGATCCCGTACGTCGTGCTCGGCCCGGGGCCGACGGTGGACACGCTGGGCCGGCAGGACGACAAAGAGGTGATCCAGGTGTCCGGCCGGGAGACCTCGACCTCGGCCGGACAACTCCGGCTGACCACGGTCGGCGTGCAGCCCGACGTCAAGCTGCTCTCCGCGATCGCCGGCTGGTTCTCCCCGGACGAGGCCGTGGTGCCGTACGAGTTGATCTACCCGCCGGGTCAGACCCAGCAGCAGGTGGAGGAGCGCAACGCGGAGGACTTCGCCGCCTCGCAGACCAGTGCCGAGACGGCGGCGCTGCGCGAACTCGGCTATCCGGTGCAGGTGGTGGTCAAGAGCGTCACCGCGGGTGGCCCGTCGGAGGGGATCCTCAAGGCCGGCGACGTCTTCACCTCGGTCGACGACAAGCCGGTGGTGGTGGCGAGCAGCCTGACCGACCTGATCCGGTCGCGGCCGGCCGGCTCCCGGCTGAAGATCGGCTACACCCGGGACGGTAAACCGGCCACCGCGACCATCGTCAGCGCGACCACGGACAACAACCCGCCCCGGATCGGGGTGGAGATCGAGCAGCGGCAACCGCACCCGTTCGAGCTGAAGATCGACCTCGGGGACATCGGCGGGCCCAGTGCCGGGCTGATGTTCGCGCTCGGCATCATCGACAAGATCCGGACCGAGGACCTGACCGGCGGAAAGGTCATCGCTGGTACCGGCACCATCAACGACCTGGGTGAGGTCGGCCCGATCGGCGGCATCCCGCAGAAGCTGGTCGGCGCGAAGAACGCGGGCGCGAAGTATTTCCTGGTACCGGCCGGAAATTGCGAGGAGGCCGTCCGCAACGCCCAGTCGGGGCTGCCGATGGCCCGGGTCGGAACCCTCGACGAGGCGCTGAGCGCACTGGACACGATTCGGGCCGGAGGCCAGCCGCCGAAGTGCTGA
- a CDS encoding DUF1772 domain-containing protein, which yields MLTGAVLGAAAMTTGLVAGVFVLYAHTIMPGLGRTDDRTFVGAFQAIDRSIINPWFMSCFFGSLVLTGVAAALHLPAPRHDGLPWTVAAFVLNLVVIVITLAVNVPRNDAIKAAGEPDRIADLAGVRRAFDEPRWRAWNLVRVVLSCTAFGSLLVALVSSGQRG from the coding sequence GTGTTGACCGGGGCCGTACTCGGTGCCGCCGCGATGACCACCGGACTGGTGGCCGGCGTCTTCGTCCTGTACGCACACACGATCATGCCCGGACTGGGCCGGACCGACGACCGTACCTTCGTGGGCGCCTTCCAGGCCATCGACCGGTCGATCATCAACCCGTGGTTCATGTCCTGCTTCTTCGGGTCACTGGTCCTCACCGGTGTCGCCGCCGCCCTGCACCTGCCGGCGCCCCGGCACGACGGGCTGCCGTGGACCGTCGCGGCGTTCGTGCTGAACCTGGTGGTGATCGTGATAACCCTGGCGGTGAACGTGCCGCGCAACGACGCGATCAAGGCGGCCGGGGAGCCGGACCGGATCGCCGACCTCGCCGGGGTACGCCGGGCCTTCGACGAGCCGAGGTGGCGGGCGTGGAACCTGGTCCGGGTCGTACTCAGCTGCACGGCGTTCGGATCTCTGCTCGTCGCGCTCGTCAGCTCCGGCCAGCGGGGCTGA
- a CDS encoding NAD(P)/FAD-dependent oxidoreductase, with the protein MKHRIVVLGAGYAGAHAAGRLARRLHADDIEITLVNADPDFVERVRLHQLAVGQDLRPRPLRDIFAGTGVRVRPARVTAVDADRRTVDLVDGHGGADQIGYDTLVYALGSTVAEHGVPGVAEHAQHVASRQGALRLRERLHDLASGATVLVVGGGLTGIEAVTEIAEARPDLDVAIATRGGLGDWLSDKARRHLRGVFDRLGITAHEHTDVVRVDQTGVLTGTAERIPAQVTVWTTGFAADPIAAASTLALADTGQIVVDETMRSISHPDVYAVGDAGLAEGAGGRPLRMSCASGIPMAWKAADAIAARLTGRRMPDNTIGYVQQCVSLGRHDGIIQFVTTDDRAKPSALTGRTAARYKEFVCAGAAWSVAHPTILLPSRRRRLTATVGAEPLPATAG; encoded by the coding sequence ATGAAGCACCGCATCGTCGTCCTCGGGGCCGGTTACGCCGGGGCCCACGCCGCCGGGCGCCTCGCCCGTCGCCTCCACGCCGACGACATCGAGATCACCCTGGTCAACGCCGACCCTGATTTCGTCGAGCGGGTCCGGCTGCACCAGCTCGCGGTCGGGCAGGATCTGCGGCCCCGCCCGTTGCGCGACATCTTCGCCGGCACGGGCGTCCGGGTACGACCGGCCCGGGTCACCGCCGTCGACGCCGACCGCAGGACCGTCGACCTGGTGGACGGGCACGGCGGCGCCGACCAGATCGGCTACGACACCCTCGTCTACGCCCTCGGCAGCACCGTCGCCGAGCACGGGGTACCCGGCGTCGCCGAGCACGCCCAGCACGTCGCCAGCCGGCAGGGCGCGCTGCGGCTGCGCGAGCGGCTGCACGACCTCGCCTCGGGTGCGACCGTACTGGTCGTCGGTGGCGGCCTCACCGGCATCGAAGCGGTCACCGAGATCGCCGAGGCCAGGCCGGACCTCGACGTCGCGATCGCCACCCGTGGCGGCCTCGGCGACTGGCTGAGCGACAAGGCCCGGCGACACCTGCGCGGAGTCTTCGACCGGCTCGGCATCACCGCCCACGAGCACACCGACGTCGTACGCGTCGACCAGACCGGCGTGCTCACCGGCACCGCCGAGCGGATCCCGGCCCAGGTGACCGTCTGGACCACCGGCTTCGCCGCCGACCCGATCGCCGCCGCCAGCACCCTGGCGCTCGCCGACACCGGGCAGATCGTCGTCGACGAGACCATGCGCTCGATCTCGCACCCCGACGTGTACGCCGTCGGCGACGCCGGGCTGGCGGAGGGGGCGGGCGGCAGGCCACTGCGGATGTCCTGCGCCTCCGGCATCCCGATGGCCTGGAAGGCCGCCGACGCCATCGCGGCGCGGCTGACCGGCCGCAGGATGCCCGACAACACGATCGGGTACGTCCAGCAGTGCGTCAGCCTCGGCCGGCACGACGGCATCATCCAGTTCGTGACCACCGACGACCGGGCCAAGCCCTCCGCCCTGACCGGCAGGACGGCGGCGCGGTACAAGGAGTTCGTCTGCGCGGGTGCCGCCTGGAGCGTCGCCCACCCGACGATCCTGCTGCCGTCCCGGCGCCGTCGGCTCACCGCGACGGTCGGGGCCGAACCGCTGCCGGCCACCGCCGGCTGA
- a CDS encoding ABC transporter substrate-binding protein, whose amino-acid sequence MPSRPPAGRLGRRLGAVLLVVVIALASGCTAEDAAPRDDKVELSVFWWGGDRRAELTKQALEVYTKRYPDVTFKFTFQGNAGYFDRLSTEAAAGNAPDIFQIDDNYLTEYAQREILLDLTDYVRTDVLDLRKLPAGLAQSSQVTGRTVAAAAAENTPGLIYNKSLLDRYDLPEPQIGMSYQDYLEWAEQVTERTDGEVFGTMDPSADYKALWLWLRSQDKELYRGRQMGFTESDLTRWFELWADARERGAAPPPQVIQPANSGDVTKQLVASGQAATSFVWSNQLPELQKLTKDKLKVVSYPGNPAAHWARASLYWAAFRGTRHPDTVVHVIDFLVNDAVAGEILGTERGLSANLDVRRTVEASLTDESMKQSVAFETTMTEKFGPAPVPPPKGHATIKQLLIQAAESVQFGKASPRTAAASFISQANAALTS is encoded by the coding sequence GTGCCGAGCAGACCGCCGGCCGGCCGACTCGGCCGGCGCCTGGGTGCCGTGCTGCTCGTCGTCGTCATCGCGCTCGCCTCCGGCTGCACCGCCGAGGACGCCGCGCCGCGGGACGACAAGGTCGAACTCTCCGTCTTCTGGTGGGGCGGCGACCGCCGGGCCGAGTTGACCAAGCAGGCGCTGGAGGTCTACACCAAGCGCTACCCGGACGTCACCTTCAAGTTCACCTTCCAGGGCAACGCCGGCTACTTCGACCGGCTCTCCACCGAGGCCGCCGCCGGGAACGCCCCGGACATCTTCCAGATCGACGACAACTACCTCACCGAGTACGCGCAGCGGGAGATCCTGCTGGACCTGACCGACTACGTCCGGACCGACGTACTCGACCTGCGCAAGCTCCCCGCCGGCCTGGCGCAGTCCAGCCAGGTGACCGGCCGTACGGTCGCCGCCGCGGCGGCGGAGAACACCCCCGGCCTGATCTACAACAAAAGCCTGCTCGACCGGTACGACCTGCCCGAGCCGCAGATCGGAATGTCCTACCAGGACTACCTGGAGTGGGCCGAGCAGGTCACCGAGCGCACCGACGGCGAGGTCTTCGGCACCATGGACCCGTCCGCCGACTACAAGGCGCTCTGGCTCTGGCTGCGCTCGCAGGACAAGGAGCTCTACCGGGGCCGGCAGATGGGCTTCACCGAGAGCGACCTGACCCGCTGGTTCGAGCTGTGGGCGGACGCCCGGGAGCGCGGGGCGGCCCCGCCGCCGCAGGTGATCCAGCCCGCGAACAGCGGTGACGTGACCAAGCAGCTGGTGGCCAGCGGCCAGGCGGCGACCTCGTTCGTCTGGTCCAACCAGCTACCGGAGTTGCAGAAGCTGACCAAGGACAAGCTCAAGGTGGTCAGCTATCCCGGCAACCCGGCCGCGCACTGGGCCCGGGCCTCGCTCTACTGGGCCGCCTTCCGGGGTACCCGCCATCCGGACACCGTCGTGCACGTCATCGACTTCCTGGTCAACGACGCGGTGGCCGGCGAGATCCTCGGTACCGAGCGGGGGCTCAGCGCCAACCTGGACGTACGGCGGACGGTGGAGGCGTCGCTGACCGACGAGAGCATGAAGCAGTCGGTAGCCTTCGAGACCACCATGACGGAGAAGTTCGGTCCGGCGCCGGTACCGCCGCCGAAGGGCCACGCCACGATCAAGCAACTGTTGATCCAGGCGGCGGAGAGCGTCCAGTTCGGCAAGGCTTCCCCGCGTACGGCCGCGGCGTCCTTCATCAGCCAGGCGAACGCCGCGCTGACGAGCTGA
- the sigJ gene encoding RNA polymerase sigma factor SigJ has protein sequence MLSSHEVDLFESSRGRLEAIAYRLLGSATDAEDAVQDTFLRWQAADREHIETPEAWLTKVLSNVCLNQLSSARARREKYVGSWLPEPLLAGDRMLGPAETAEQRELVSMAVLTLMERLSPNERVVYVLREAFGYPHGEIARILDITEANCQQIYRRARQHVSTDRTRIEIDASAAKKIAEEFLAAAVSGDTEPLVRLLTDDAVSMSDGGGRVPARSTPVVGALGIARFLRGVFAPNDAKRATFEALVGGSFTMHAVVVNDGPGVLVTVGERVVGVMSLDVTPDGVAAIHVQANPEKLERVTRQWAASDRGEPSGPG, from the coding sequence ATGCTCAGCTCGCACGAGGTCGATCTGTTCGAGAGCTCCAGGGGCCGCCTGGAGGCGATCGCCTACCGCCTGCTGGGCTCGGCGACCGACGCCGAGGACGCGGTCCAGGACACGTTTCTGCGGTGGCAGGCGGCCGACCGGGAACACATCGAGACGCCCGAGGCCTGGCTGACGAAGGTACTCAGCAACGTCTGCCTCAACCAGCTCAGCTCGGCGCGGGCCAGGCGCGAGAAGTACGTGGGCAGTTGGCTGCCGGAGCCGCTCCTCGCCGGGGACCGGATGCTCGGCCCGGCCGAAACCGCCGAACAGCGCGAGCTGGTCTCGATGGCGGTGCTCACCCTGATGGAGCGGCTGTCGCCGAACGAGCGCGTGGTCTACGTGCTGCGCGAGGCATTCGGCTACCCGCACGGCGAGATCGCCCGGATCCTCGACATCACCGAGGCGAACTGCCAGCAGATCTACCGGCGGGCCAGGCAGCATGTCAGCACCGACCGGACCCGGATCGAGATCGACGCCTCCGCCGCGAAGAAGATCGCCGAGGAGTTCCTCGCCGCCGCCGTCAGCGGGGACACCGAGCCGCTGGTCAGGCTGCTGACCGACGACGCGGTGAGCATGTCCGACGGTGGCGGCCGGGTCCCGGCCCGCAGCACCCCGGTCGTCGGCGCGCTCGGCATCGCGCGGTTCCTGCGGGGCGTCTTCGCGCCGAACGACGCCAAGCGGGCCACCTTCGAGGCCCTGGTCGGCGGGAGTTTCACCATGCACGCCGTCGTCGTCAACGACGGCCCCGGCGTGCTGGTCACGGTCGGGGAGCGGGTGGTCGGCGTCATGTCGCTCGACGTCACCCCCGACGGTGTGGCCGCGATCCACGTGCAGGCCAACCCCGAGAAGCTGGAACGCGTGACGCGGCAGTGGGCCGCCTCCGATCGCGGAGAGCCGTCCGGCCCCGGCTGA